CCCCAGTACCGGTCCGCACCTGTACGGATCAGCACAATATCCAGCGGCTTCAGCGTATATCCGATCCGCTCAAGCTCCTGTACTATATCCTGCTGCTCAATAGACCCGCCCGCCTGGATATGGGTGAAATCCAGCACCACTCCGTCACCGAAACACCACTCCAGCGGCACCTCGTCAATGGACGCTGCCGGTTCTCCCTCGCTCGTGGAGCCGAAGTGCAGGGGGGCATCGAAGTGGGTCCCGGTATGCGTGGACGCGGTGATCATCTCCATGTTCAGGAACTCTTCGCCCGGAAAGTCCTTCCGGCTCCCGTCAAACTTACGGGCGAAGCGGTCTGCCCCCTCCTGATGGCCGGTCTGCTCGAACCCGTAAGGGGCCAGCTCGCCCGGATTCTGTTCCATAGGCACGCTTAAATCAATGAACTGAACTGCCATGTCCTCACCTACTTCATAATTCTGAGTGCGTTACGCCCCAGGATGTTCTGGACATCCTCCCGCTTGATCTCCTTCACCCCCATCATCAGCTTCATGGGCAGCGGGATCACTACCTTCTGCATGTAATTCAGCACCTCGGCAATGTTCGGAGTGACTGTCCAGTCCGAGCCCCAGAGGATCTTGTGGCTGCCGCAGACCGAGATCATTTTGGCCAGCTCCATCCGGAATACCTTCGGGTTATTGTGGATCAGGATATTGGCTACCGCCGTGATGGTCACATACATATTGTCGTGCCGGCCGACCATGTAATAGCACAGGTCATTCCAGGGATGGCCCATATGCTCCACAATCAAGGTCAGGTCGGGAAAATCCACCGCCACATCATCGAGCAGAATCGGGTAGTTATGCTTCATCCGAAAAATACTGCCCGGCGTAATCCCGGTATGCACGCTGACCGGAACGCCCAGCTCGCTGCACCGCTCATACAGCGGATAGAGCAAATCCCGGTCATTCAGGACAAAGCCCCCGTAATCATTGGGGTTCAGCTTGAAGCCCTGCATGCCCAGCGTCTTAATGGCATAATCCAGCTCCGCCAGCGCTTCCTTCCCCTTATAGGGATTGACGCTGGCGAAGCCGCGCAGCTTGTCGGGGTGGGCGCGGACAGCCTCGGCGATTTTCTCATTGGACAACACCTCATAGCCGTAGACATCCTCGAAGCTCAGCTGGTGAACCCAGCTCATGGCAATCTGATTCTCGTCCATACAGGCGAGGTAATCCTCCAGCAGATTGTTGTCATCGACGAAGTCCTCCTGCGTGGCCCCCACCATCTTTTTCAAATACTGCAAATCATCGAAGCCCTTCTGCTTCTTGTAATCCGGGACCGTCCCGGCTCCGGCCAGACTAAGCTCCAGGCTCTTATTCTCCTTGACGGCGAAATGGGCATGGGTATCAACAATCACAAGATCGCTCTTCACGTTTGTCTTCTCACCACTTTGCTTAGAATTGGTATTGCAAGGCCGGGAGGCTAGACCTCTCTGTGCCCGATCTCCGGCCTGGGGGCCAGCGGCGCCGTGGCGAAGACCAGCTCCAGCTCGCCCGGACCCTCATTGACCACCCGGTGCCGCTCACCCTTCCGCGCAATGAACAGGCTATTCTCCCGGATGGCGTGCGGAATATCCTCGATGAACGCCGTTCCCCGGCCCCGGACGACATAGACATTCTCTTCGCCGTAATCATGAAGATGCTCCTTGATCTCTTCTCCCGGCTGGAGCAGGACATGGCCCATGATCAGTTGGGTGGACCCGACAGTATTCGGACTCGCCAGCACACGCATCTGTCCTCCTCTGGCATAAACCACCGGCACCTCTTCCATATGGACCACTGTTTTCGTGTAGACCTGGTTCATACTGCACCCCTTATCCCGCAGATTTATATTCGGTGACACCGGCTTCTTCCTTCTTGCCAAGGCTTAGTGAGATCAGCAGCGTCAGCACCATCAGTCCGGCGGCCACCAGATAGCTGGGGTGCGTTCCAATCCGGCTGTAGAAGAATCCGCCAAGCGTAGACCCCAGCGCAATCCCGACCCCCTGAAGGGTCCGGAAGGTTCCCAAGGCCGCGCCCATCTCCATCGGATTAATTTTGATGACCTTATCCGTAATAATCGTGTTGACCAGAGTAATAATCGGCCCTTCCGTAAGTCCGATCAAGGCATACCCGAAGGTTAGCAGCCAAGGGTTGAAGTCAAGTGCATACAGCAGCACAAGCGCTCCCACACAGATCGACTGGGCCCAGATCAGCGGTGCATGTCTGCCTACCTTGTCCGAGATCCAGCCAACGAGAACTGCTCCGAACGAGGCTACTGCTTCATACGGAATGAAGAGCAAGCTGAGCAGCACCAGGGAGATATCCTGTTCCTTAGCCGCGAACGGCACCAGGAAGGTGGTGAAGACACCTACCATGAAGCACAGAGTTCCGACAATCCCCGCCAGCAGGATTTCACGGACGCCCAGCCATTTGAAGGAGCTTTTGAAGGCTTGCCCGATGCTTCTGCTTGTATTCTTCACCCCGGTCTCCCTCAGCAGCACTGTGGTAATCAGCGTGGACAGCAGCAGCAGGGAAGCCAGCACCGCGAAGGAGGTATGCCAGCCGAAATAATTGCTCAGCAGGCCGCTAAGCACATACCCCAGCACCGACCCGGCACCAATCGCCCCGGACACAATGCCCATCGCCCGGCCCCGCTCCTCGGGCTTGCACACATCCATCACCACCGCGAAGATCGGTGTGGACACGAAGCCTCTGGCAAAGCCGAACAGCAGCCACCCCGCCGTAAACAGCAGAACTCCGTGGGCTGCAGCTACCATGAATACGGCCACGGCCGACAGGGCCAGGGAAGCGATAATAATCTTCTTCCGCCCGTAGCGGTCCGCGAACACGCCGGATGGAATTGACAGAAAGGTCATCACCAGCGAGGCAATCCCCGCTATGCTTCCAATCTCACCGGAGGTCATGCCGAGATCACTGCTGATCAGGGGTGCGATCGGGAAGATGCTGACCATAATAGAGAATACAAGCAGAATATTGATGGCGAGTAGTGTGAATATTTTGTTGTTGCTCATGTGATTCGTCCTCCTCACAGTCATTGACTGCTCTCAATAATGATGAATGCAGCAGCATAATCACCGTGATGACTAATGCTTACGTGGATGCTCTCCTGCTGCTGTATATAAGACTCCAGTCTTCGGCTGCGGACCAGATAGGGCTGGCCGCTGGGAAGGCTCAGGAACTCCAGCTCCTTCCAGTCCAGCTCACAGTTCATTCCGGTGCCGATGGCCTTCAGCAGCGCTTCTTTAGCGGCGAATCTGCCGGCCAGGAACTGTTCCGCATGTCTTTTTTTACAGGCGAACAGTTCCCTTTCTTCCAATGAATAGTACTGCTGGATGAAGAGTTCACCGCACTTGGCCAGCATCTGCTCCACGAAGCTGATGCTGACCAGATCCATGCCGATTCCTCTGATCATGCCTTCAAGGCAACGGCTTCCATCACTTGCGCTACAGAATAAGTCTTGAGCACCCGGCTCTCAATGAAGATGCCGAAAGCCTTGGATAGTGCTGTAGAGACCAGCGCCAGCTCTGTAGAATCCAAAGCCAGATCGTCATAGAGCCGCGATGATTCCGTAATTTCTTCCTCAATGCCAATATCCTCAATGATTGCTTTTACCTTCTCGAATACCATTAGATATACCCTCCCGTTAGAGTTAATGGGCCTTACGCTTCTTGCTTTGCAATTCACGATTTACAGCTCACGGTTCAGAGCTCTTCCTTGTTCACAACCAGTGCCGATGAGACACCACCCCTCCCTCTGGACAGAATCAGCGAAGACTCCACAGCGGTCCGGCGGCTGATTCCCGGAACGAAGTTCAAGCCATTGTCCTGCACCGATTCCGTCAGATACGGAAGACCTGGCAGCTCTCCGTGATTCATGGCCAGTACGCTCAGTGCGACATCGAACGCCCCTGCCGCTCCAATCGTGTTGCCGAAGACGGTCTTGGGGCAGCCCGCCCACTTGGCTTCTGCACTGCTGCCGAATACCTCCTGAATGGCCGAGCATTCAATTCCGTCTTCGCGGGCGGAAGCCGCCCCATCCAGCGACAGATAGCCGATTCTCTCCGGCTGCGTCTCCGAATGCTTAATGGCCAGCCGGATTGCCCGGGCACACTGCGCTTCACTCTCCTCAGGCGGGGCTGCAGCCTGGCCGTCGTTCGTGAAGCCGAAGCCCTGGATGCTCGCCCGCACCCGGCGGGATGCCTCGCGCTTCTGGAGGCTTCGCTCCGATTCCAGGCAGAGGAACGCAGCTCCTTCGCCCAGGGCCAGCCCGCTGCGCCCCTCCACGAACGGCCGGTATGCCGTCTGCGGGCGATCCGCGTTCAGATTCAGCAGCCCCTCCGTGTTATAGAAGGACAACGCCCACGGATCAAGCGGCGTCTCTGCTCCGCCCACGATGGCCGCATCGATGACCCCGCTGCGGATGGCTCTGGCTGCATAGGCAATGGCGAGCAGACCGCTGCTCCGGTCGGCGATCACAGTCTTGCTGTAGCCTTTGATGCCGAAGGCGAGGGACATATGCCCTTGTGCCGCCGCCGGGAACCAGTTGCTCGCCAGGTTCGGATCAATGAAGGGCGCCCCCTCGGTGTGCAGGACACGCAGGCCATTTCTGGCACTCTCCCAGCCCCCGGAATTGTTGCCGACGAAGATACCGATCCGTTCGGGGCTCATCTGATTCAGCTCCCAGTGCGCATCATCCATGGCATCCTTCGCAGCCAGGATCGACATCAGAGAGAAGCGGGAGCATTTCTTGAGCAGACGCTTGGAGATGACCCGCTCCGGCTCCATCCCGCTGACTTGTCCCGCGAAGGGAGGGGCGGCTCCGGTGGTATGCTCAAGCTGGAGCGGAGTCATATAATTGCGGCCGCTCAGGAGTCCCTCCCAGAAGGCCCCGGCACTATTCCCGCACGGCCCCACCATTCCTACTCCGGTTACGAATACTGTATTCTTCATAGGCTGCACATCCATTGTTCAGTCTGAAGCTTGCCCGCCTGATTACTGTATTCGTTCGCTGCCAGGATCATGGCGGAGTGAATGCCGGAGAATCCGCTGGCATTGGTCAGAATATGGTACAAGTCACGCTGGATCGCCTCTTTCGGCACATAATTCAAATCACAGGCCGGGTCCGGCTCGTCCAGATTGGCGGTTGGCGGGATATAGCCCTCGTTCAAGGCCAGCAGGCAGTGAACAATCTCAATGGCACTCGCGGCCGAGAGCGGATGGCCTACCATCGATTTCGTGGAGCTGATCGGGATGGAGTAGGCGAGCTCTCCGAACGTCCTTTTATAAGCGGCGGTCTCAAAAGCATCATTCTGCGGAGTCGAGCTTCCATGCGCGTTGATATATTGAATGTCCTCCGCTGAAAGGCCCGCGTAGCCCAGCGCCTCGTTCATCGTAAGACTGAGCGCATCCCCGTCCTGCGGCAGATCGGTCATATGAAAAGCGTTATTGGTACTTGCGAATCCGGTCACCTCGCCATAGATCGGCGCCTGCCGCCGGAGCGCATGCTCCAGCTCCTCCAGCACCACAACAGCACAGCCCTCACTGAGCACGAAGCCGCTGCGGTTCTTCTCAAAAGGCCGCGAAGCCCGCTGCGGATCATCGTTGAACTTGGAGGTCAACGCACCGATAGCATCGAAGGAGGAAATGGTCATGGAGCTGATCGGTGCTTCCGCTGCGCCGCAGATCATTACGTCATGTTCCCCGGCTGTAATCGACTCATATCCATATCCGGCCGCATCAATGCCGCCCGTGCAGCCCGTAGACATGACCAGCGCCTCTCCCTGAAGTCCGAACTCATGCGCTACTTCGAAGGCAATGTAAGAGAACATGCCCTTGCGGTACAAATCCTCCTGACAGAGTCCATGATCAATTGGCCCCTTCCCGCCCTCCGTCATCCGCAGAAAGGTCCGCTCCGAGAACGGGGTATCAGCAATCGCATTGGCGATGCAGACCCCGGAACGCTCCCGCAGCTCCTTCGTGAACACAAGCCCCGCATCGGCAACCGCCCTTATCGCAGCATTGACCGCCAGAATCCCCGGCCGCCCCATGCCTGCCCGCTGCGTTTCATCGGCTGTCCGGCCCAAATGCTCAAACTGCGGTATTGTGCCGGTAACGCGGCTTTTCAGCGCCATATGCTCATAGCCCTGCAAGCGGTCATATCCCACCTTGGCCTGCAGGCTGTTCCTCCAGAACTGCTCCAGCGTATTCCCCAGCGGGGTAAGCAGCCCCATGCCGGTGATTACAACTCTTTTTCCCGTCACCTTCTCCATGTAAGCCCTCAGCTCCGAACCGTTTGCTTCTCGATATTGTGCTTGATCGCTGCCATCTGCTCCTTGGTCGTACGGTTCAGATGTGCTTCCACCTGCTCCCCGGTCAACCCGCTTGCCGGATCTACCTCGAATTCCTGAATCCAGGTCATGTATGTTCCTTCGTCCTGCTCCTCATAGAGCCATTCCAAATTCATATGCTTGAACGGCAGCAGCGGCGCAAGGCGTCTGGCTGTAATCCGGAAGTTCGGCCGGTCCAGCCAGCGTTCCGATTCCCATGTGCGCGAGGGCCGGTTCCCCTCGGGATGTGTCGTCAGCTCAAACCGGATGTAGGCGTCCCCTTGCTCCAGCACCCGCGTCTCCTTGTATTCCGTGAATAAATCTGTCCAGTGCGCAATATCATTCGTCCGCTCAAATACGGTGATCCGGTCTGCGTGAATCCAGATACTGTTCTGAATCGTTGCCACTTCATCTGCCTCCCCATTCGTATTAATGACATCGTAACGCCTAAGCCCGGAAGGGGACATAACCCGGCTGTTAAGCTTGCGTTAATTTACAGTTATTGTACATTTCTGAGGGGAGACGGTAGAGTACAGCAGGTATTTTCCGGGCAAAAAAAGACCTGACAGGACTCTGTCAGATCAATTGATTCACCGAATATCCGATCCCCCGGCGAAACAGGATAATGTCGCTTCGTCCGGAGATGATCTCAATTTTGTGCCTCAGCTTGTATACGTACTGCCTCACAATCTCAGGGGATGTATACCTGTCCCACAGCTGGTGCAGAATCTGCTCGGTGGGGATGTACTGGCCTTGGCATTCCAGCAGCAGATCCAGGAGTTCGAACTCTTTACAGGTAAGCTCAATGACGAATTCTCCGACCTTCAGGGATTTGGAGTGCAGATGAAGGGCGATATCCTTGATTTGTCTGGTGTGGTGTGCGGGGAGGCCCAGTCCTTCGTCGAACCAGCAGCGCAACCGGCTGAATAATTCCTCCTGGAAGCCGTAGCGCTCGAAGCTGCTGATATACATATGATTGGAAGGAAAGGGAACAGGGGTACCGTGCGTGCTGATCTCCTCTACAATGAAGAATATTCTCAGCGTTAGCATCTGCTGCAGGTACTGCATCGTGTGAATGAAGCCCGGGTTGAAATCAGGGGTGCTAATCACTACACCATCGAGCCGGAGGCCTTCCTTCACAATATCGACAAGCGCCTCCAGCTCCTTGAAATGCAATACCTTACAACCGTACACCTGTGAAAAAAAAGAATGAACATTCTTAAACCTGCAATCCTCACAAGGCTCTGTGGAATCTGCACAACACACCAGCGCAACACGCATGAACTTCTCTCCAATCCCATTCTTCTCAAATAAGCTCGGTTTCCCAAGAATACATCTCCTATAATATAGTATTTTATGGGATTAAAAAGGAAAAATATCATAGTTTCTTATTCGAAAAATGAACAAGTTCAAAGTTTGGCAGTGTGTGCGTTTGATTTACTCTATCAGATAAGATGTGGACTTCCGGCCGCTGCCGCTCCTCCTCAACGCGCACACTCTGGGATAGTTGTATTCGGTACACTTAAAACCCTGTTTAAGAAGGATTTCCTCTTCTAACTGTATTTGGTACAACTAAATCTGCACATATCGGAGGAATTCCGGCGCAGAGGGTATTTTAAGTGTACGTTTTACAACTAAATGGAAATTAGGCGCTAAACTGGACGATTTAGTTGTACAGAATACACTTGAGCATATTGCTGGTAACTTAATTGGGACACGGGCCACGACACCGTTATTCGGATGCTGTAAGCACTGGAACGGTAGCAAGTGTATTTTGTACAATAGAATGCAGTAAAAAAGGCTTCCAAATAGATTCTAGTGCATCTGTCTCGATTTTCTTTCCCAATGATAATTCGTTGCCTTCTTATGCTATAATCGTTGACCAAGAGGGATGGTTATCCGAACGCTCAAAAAGAAAGGATGATACGAAATGGAACATTTCGTTTTGAATAACGGAGTCCAGATGCCAAAGGTGGGACTCGGTGTGTACAACATCAAAGACAATAATGAAGACGCTTTACTATGGGCGCTCCGCAGCGGGTACCGGCATCTGGACACGGCCGCAGCTTACCGCAACGAGGAGCTGATAGCCAGGGCTATTCAGAAATCGGGTGTACCCCGAAGCGAGCTCTTTATTACAACCAAAGTATGGAGCACGGACCTGGGGCGAAAGACCCGTAAAGCTTTTGAAGAAAGCTTGCAGAAGCTCCAAACGGATTATGTTGACCTCTACCTGATCCACTGGCCGGCCAAGCACTATCTGGAAAGCTGGCACGTCCTGGAGTCTTTATACAAGGAGGGCAAGATCCGGGCGATCGGGGTGTCCAATTTTGAGCCGGAGCATCTGGACAAGGTCATGAAGCAGGGGACGATTGTCCCCGCAGTGAATCAAATTCAGACGAACCCGCTGCTCCAGCAAGGGCCGCTTCATGACTATATGAGGGGGCACGGTATCCAGCATGTCGCGTGGAGCCCTTTTGGACATGGTAGCCAGGAGATGCTTGCCCACCCTGTACTCACCGAAATGGCTGAGAGGTATGGTAAGACAGCGGCGCAAGTCATCCTGAGATGGAACCTTCAGCGGGATATCGCTGTGATTCCGAAGTCGGTTACACCTGCCAGGTTGAAACAGAATCTGGAGCTGTTTGATTTCTCCCTGTCCGCTGAAGAGATGAAGAGAATCGCAGCCCTGGACCAGAATAAAAGAGGATTTACCGATCCGCAAAATAAACTATACCTGTGGTCCACCCGGTTTATCCCGTTGTCCTGATATTTTTATATTAATTTTCCGGACAACTGCAACTTTTCACCGTAAAGAACCATCTGAGTATATAGAGGTGATGCACAATGAAACCAACTAATCTAACGAAGCACGCAAAAAAAATGAGCATCGCGTGCGGAATCCTGGCTGCCAGTTTATCCTTCGGAGCGTCCGCATTTGCCTTTTCGGACCTCAAGGGAAATTCAGCCGAAACCAAGATCAATTCACTCCATAGCGCCGGTGTAATTAACGGAAT
The window above is part of the Paenibacillus sp. FSL H8-0048 genome. Proteins encoded here:
- a CDS encoding cyclase family protein, which produces MAVQFIDLSVPMEQNPGELAPYGFEQTGHQEGADRFARKFDGSRKDFPGEEFLNMEMITASTHTGTHFDAPLHFGSTSEGEPAASIDEVPLEWCFGDGVVLDFTHIQAGGSIEQQDIVQELERIGYTLKPLDIVLIRTGADRYWGTARYLTDYPGMSREATAFLTGQGIRLMGIDSYGFDRPFKHMISDYKRTGDNAYLFPAHFWGREQTYCHMERLTNLEQIPVPYGFKVACFPVKIRSAGAAWVRAVAIIE
- a CDS encoding amidohydrolase family protein yields the protein MKSDLVIVDTHAHFAVKENKSLELSLAGAGTVPDYKKQKGFDDLQYLKKMVGATQEDFVDDNNLLEDYLACMDENQIAMSWVHQLSFEDVYGYEVLSNEKIAEAVRAHPDKLRGFASVNPYKGKEALAELDYAIKTLGMQGFKLNPNDYGGFVLNDRDLLYPLYERCSELGVPVSVHTGITPGSIFRMKHNYPILLDDVAVDFPDLTLIVEHMGHPWNDLCYYMVGRHDNMYVTITAVANILIHNNPKVFRMELAKMISVCGSHKILWGSDWTVTPNIAEVLNYMQKVVIPLPMKLMMGVKEIKREDVQNILGRNALRIMK
- a CDS encoding cupin domain-containing protein; translated protein: MSPNINLRDKGCSMNQVYTKTVVHMEEVPVVYARGGQMRVLASPNTVGSTQLIMGHVLLQPGEEIKEHLHDYGEENVYVVRGRGTAFIEDIPHAIRENSLFIARKGERHRVVNEGPGELELVFATAPLAPRPEIGHREV
- a CDS encoding MFS transporter, coding for MSNNKIFTLLAINILLVFSIMVSIFPIAPLISSDLGMTSGEIGSIAGIASLVMTFLSIPSGVFADRYGRKKIIIASLALSAVAVFMVAAAHGVLLFTAGWLLFGFARGFVSTPIFAVVMDVCKPEERGRAMGIVSGAIGAGSVLGYVLSGLLSNYFGWHTSFAVLASLLLLSTLITTVLLRETGVKNTSRSIGQAFKSSFKWLGVREILLAGIVGTLCFMVGVFTTFLVPFAAKEQDISLVLLSLLFIPYEAVASFGAVLVGWISDKVGRHAPLIWAQSICVGALVLLYALDFNPWLLTFGYALIGLTEGPIITLVNTIITDKVIKINPMEMGAALGTFRTLQGVGIALGSTLGGFFYSRIGTHPSYLVAAGLMVLTLLISLSLGKKEEAGVTEYKSAG
- the acpS gene encoding holo-ACP synthase; the protein is MIRGIGMDLVSISFVEQMLAKCGELFIQQYYSLEERELFACKKRHAEQFLAGRFAAKEALLKAIGTGMNCELDWKELEFLSLPSGQPYLVRSRRLESYIQQQESIHVSISHHGDYAAAFIIIESSQ
- a CDS encoding phosphopantetheine-binding protein produces the protein MVFEKVKAIIEDIGIEEEITESSRLYDDLALDSTELALVSTALSKAFGIFIESRVLKTYSVAQVMEAVALKA
- a CDS encoding beta-ketoacyl-[acyl-carrier-protein] synthase family protein; translated protein: MKNTVFVTGVGMVGPCGNSAGAFWEGLLSGRNYMTPLQLEHTTGAAPPFAGQVSGMEPERVISKRLLKKCSRFSLMSILAAKDAMDDAHWELNQMSPERIGIFVGNNSGGWESARNGLRVLHTEGAPFIDPNLASNWFPAAAQGHMSLAFGIKGYSKTVIADRSSGLLAIAYAARAIRSGVIDAAIVGGAETPLDPWALSFYNTEGLLNLNADRPQTAYRPFVEGRSGLALGEGAAFLCLESERSLQKREASRRVRASIQGFGFTNDGQAAAPPEESEAQCARAIRLAIKHSETQPERIGYLSLDGAASAREDGIECSAIQEVFGSSAEAKWAGCPKTVFGNTIGAAGAFDVALSVLAMNHGELPGLPYLTESVQDNGLNFVPGISRRTAVESSLILSRGRGGVSSALVVNKEEL
- a CDS encoding beta-ketoacyl-[acyl-carrier-protein] synthase family protein, whose product is MEKVTGKRVVITGMGLLTPLGNTLEQFWRNSLQAKVGYDRLQGYEHMALKSRVTGTIPQFEHLGRTADETQRAGMGRPGILAVNAAIRAVADAGLVFTKELRERSGVCIANAIADTPFSERTFLRMTEGGKGPIDHGLCQEDLYRKGMFSYIAFEVAHEFGLQGEALVMSTGCTGGIDAAGYGYESITAGEHDVMICGAAEAPISSMTISSFDAIGALTSKFNDDPQRASRPFEKNRSGFVLSEGCAVVVLEELEHALRRQAPIYGEVTGFASTNNAFHMTDLPQDGDALSLTMNEALGYAGLSAEDIQYINAHGSSTPQNDAFETAAYKRTFGELAYSIPISSTKSMVGHPLSAASAIEIVHCLLALNEGYIPPTANLDEPDPACDLNYVPKEAIQRDLYHILTNASGFSGIHSAMILAANEYSNQAGKLQTEQWMCSL
- a CDS encoding SRPBCC family protein, which encodes MATIQNSIWIHADRITVFERTNDIAHWTDLFTEYKETRVLEQGDAYIRFELTTHPEGNRPSRTWESERWLDRPNFRITARRLAPLLPFKHMNLEWLYEEQDEGTYMTWIQEFEVDPASGLTGEQVEAHLNRTTKEQMAAIKHNIEKQTVRS
- a CDS encoding winged helix-turn-helix domain-containing protein; translation: MYGCKVLHFKELEALVDIVKEGLRLDGVVISTPDFNPGFIHTMQYLQQMLTLRIFFIVEEISTHGTPVPFPSNHMYISSFERYGFQEELFSRLRCWFDEGLGLPAHHTRQIKDIALHLHSKSLKVGEFVIELTCKEFELLDLLLECQGQYIPTEQILHQLWDRYTSPEIVRQYVYKLRHKIEIISGRSDIILFRRGIGYSVNQLI
- a CDS encoding aldo/keto reductase, producing the protein MEHFVLNNGVQMPKVGLGVYNIKDNNEDALLWALRSGYRHLDTAAAYRNEELIARAIQKSGVPRSELFITTKVWSTDLGRKTRKAFEESLQKLQTDYVDLYLIHWPAKHYLESWHVLESLYKEGKIRAIGVSNFEPEHLDKVMKQGTIVPAVNQIQTNPLLQQGPLHDYMRGHGIQHVAWSPFGHGSQEMLAHPVLTEMAERYGKTAAQVILRWNLQRDIAVIPKSVTPARLKQNLELFDFSLSAEEMKRIAALDQNKRGFTDPQNKLYLWSTRFIPLS